A single window of Gossypium arboreum isolate Shixiya-1 chromosome 13, ASM2569848v2, whole genome shotgun sequence DNA harbors:
- the LOC108462801 gene encoding uncharacterized protein LOC108462801 — MGYFNCIALAFLVALSFSSIDVGLAARHLQQLPPMPTLPTTTLPPLPSIPNLPQPTMPRPGALPPLPTMPALPTFPAIPTATLPPLPSMPLIPTIPTAIPSIPFLSPPPSPSSTP, encoded by the coding sequence ATGGGTTATTTCAATTGCATTGCTTTAGCATTCTTGGTGGCTTTGTCGTTTTCAAGCATTGATGTTGGCCTAGCAGCTCGTCACCTTCAGCAGCTGCCACCAATGCCAACATTGCCTACAACTACACTCCCACCATTGCCATCTATCCCTAATCTCCCGCAGCCAACAATGCCAAGGCCTGGGGCGCTTCCACCACTTCCTACCATGCCTGCTTTACCTACATTTCCTGCTATACCAACGGCCACACTGCCTCCTCTGCCAAGCATGCCTTTAATCCCCACAATCCCAACTGCAATTCCCTCAATTCCATTCCTTTCACCACCACCTTCTCCTTCTTCTACTCCTTGA
- the LOC128286694 gene encoding uncharacterized protein LOC128286694 — protein sequence MGYFNCIALAFLMALSFPSINVGQAARHFQQLPPIPTLSTATLPPLPSIPNLPQPTIPTMPRPGALPPLPTMPALPSLPSVPRATLPPLPSMPSFPTAIPSIPFLSPPPSPPATP from the coding sequence ATGGGTTATTTCAATTGCATTGCTTTAGCATTCTTGATGGCTTTGTCATTTCCAAGCATTAACGTTGGCCAAGCTGCTCGTCACTTTCAGCAGCTGCCTCCAATACCAACTTTGTCTACAGCAACACTCCCACCATTGCCATCTATCCCTAATCTCCCACAGCCAACCATACCAACAATGCCAAGGCCTGGGGCGCTTCCACCACTTCCTACCATGCCTGCTTTGCCCTCATTGCCAAGTGTACCAAGGGCCACACTACCACCTCTACCAAGCATGCCCTCATTCCCAACTGCTATTCCCTCTATTCCTTTCCTCTCTCCACCACCTTCTCCTCCTGCTACTCCCTAA